A part of Vicinamibacterales bacterium genomic DNA contains:
- a CDS encoding HEAT repeat domain-containing protein — MSHATEPLSADTTSKLLDLARACKAAARVVSMYPATHPAIQDALARITAAGAKAVADGPFVVTVMPDTLQVGGRALARPDQAVSELAAMLHAHSVGELHLVAPLEAPGWHAFLVLVAQSPAEIRDEGGITRAWESAGGGPLEVREIDYAEVLRERTGSEDSDWDRILSAYLQGEQADLDDSMLQALVEIVADQQRLAAFIDGIVERSGESWLSTQKAQLAKLLQALAAFVSRSDPGQLDRLLRNVAASLPRMSAEMVHGLLNEPRPVDADGRPEGIDLAGELRERVDESLVAKFVAQSVARDRQATARLAQAFQALVPDPTQRDRVLDAAAEVAAAGPLGREPQFSDLWRDAADILSSYTDAKYVSEDYARELSQSRAIAVEMDRIGDDPPERVAAWMATVSDEQVRRLDQIVLADLLTVETRPDEWRKVLGLAVSRVEQLVLVGDLPPAQELVDTLLRVARDEASPFAEAARTGVARLAAGEVVTHVLLYVRQAEDGDMPRVTRFCLSLGKSIVGRLVDALLVEDGARTIRRLREVLISFGSAARPRVVELCGSPNPAVRRTAIELVRAIGGSDSLTLLMKLLDDEEVQVQRDALRAIVQMGTDEGFERLREALTSGSERTREMITSSLTTLRDDRAAPLFAYIIRHGQWGGRFEKVYAGAIDALGALRMSDEASLGALRTAANAGEWWNPFRTKRLRTAAVKALRAIGTPEAADILETLASSGGYGAKSAARAALATLAGRQRPAADARAGEVVGPAETAADPPSEGEARE; from the coding sequence ATGTCTCACGCGACCGAGCCGCTGTCGGCCGACACGACGAGCAAGCTGCTCGATCTCGCGCGCGCCTGCAAAGCGGCCGCGCGGGTCGTGTCCATGTACCCCGCCACGCACCCGGCCATCCAGGACGCGCTGGCCCGGATCACGGCGGCCGGCGCCAAGGCCGTGGCCGACGGCCCGTTCGTCGTGACGGTGATGCCAGACACGCTGCAGGTCGGCGGCCGGGCCCTGGCCCGCCCGGACCAGGCCGTCTCCGAGCTCGCGGCGATGCTCCATGCGCACAGCGTCGGCGAACTGCACCTGGTGGCGCCGCTCGAGGCGCCGGGCTGGCACGCCTTCCTGGTGCTGGTCGCGCAGTCCCCGGCCGAGATCCGCGACGAAGGCGGGATCACGCGGGCCTGGGAGTCGGCCGGCGGAGGGCCGCTCGAGGTTCGCGAGATCGACTACGCCGAAGTGCTGCGGGAGCGGACCGGCTCGGAGGACTCGGACTGGGATCGGATCCTCTCGGCCTATCTCCAGGGGGAGCAGGCGGACCTGGACGACTCGATGCTGCAGGCGCTGGTCGAGATCGTCGCCGACCAGCAGCGCCTCGCCGCCTTCATCGACGGCATCGTCGAGCGGTCCGGCGAGTCGTGGCTCAGCACCCAGAAGGCGCAGCTCGCAAAGCTGCTGCAGGCGCTGGCGGCCTTCGTCTCCCGGTCCGACCCCGGCCAGCTCGATCGCCTGCTGCGCAACGTCGCCGCGTCGCTGCCGCGGATGTCGGCGGAGATGGTCCACGGCCTCCTGAACGAGCCGCGGCCGGTCGACGCCGACGGGCGCCCCGAGGGCATCGACCTGGCGGGCGAGCTTCGCGAGCGGGTGGACGAGTCGCTCGTCGCGAAGTTCGTGGCCCAGTCCGTGGCGCGCGACCGCCAGGCCACGGCGCGGCTGGCCCAGGCCTTCCAGGCCCTGGTGCCGGACCCGACGCAGCGCGACCGGGTGCTCGACGCCGCCGCCGAAGTGGCCGCGGCGGGCCCGCTCGGCCGGGAGCCGCAGTTCAGCGACCTGTGGCGCGATGCGGCCGACATCCTGTCCTCGTACACCGACGCGAAGTACGTCTCGGAGGACTACGCCCGTGAGCTCAGTCAGTCCAGGGCCATCGCGGTCGAGATGGACCGCATCGGCGACGACCCGCCCGAGCGCGTCGCGGCCTGGATGGCCACGGTGTCGGACGAGCAGGTGCGGCGGCTCGATCAGATCGTCCTGGCCGACCTCCTCACCGTCGAGACCCGCCCCGACGAGTGGCGCAAGGTGCTCGGCCTGGCCGTGAGCCGCGTCGAACAGCTCGTGCTCGTGGGTGACCTCCCGCCGGCGCAGGAGCTCGTCGACACGTTGCTCCGGGTCGCGCGCGACGAGGCCTCGCCGTTCGCCGAAGCCGCCCGGACGGGCGTGGCCAGGCTCGCGGCCGGCGAGGTCGTGACACACGTCCTGCTCTACGTCCGCCAGGCGGAAGACGGCGACATGCCGCGCGTGACCCGCTTCTGCCTCTCGCTGGGCAAGTCGATCGTCGGCCGCCTGGTCGACGCCCTGCTCGTCGAGGACGGCGCCCGCACGATCCGGCGCCTTCGCGAAGTGCTGATCTCGTTCGGTTCGGCCGCCCGCCCGCGGGTCGTCGAGCTCTGCGGGTCGCCCAACCCGGCCGTCCGCCGCACGGCCATCGAGCTGGTCCGGGCGATCGGCGGCAGCGACTCGCTCACACTCCTCATGAAGCTCCTGGACGACGAGGAGGTCCAGGTGCAGCGCGATGCCCTGCGCGCCATCGTCCAGATGGGCACCGACGAGGGGTTCGAGCGCCTCCGCGAGGCGCTGACCTCCGGGTCCGAGCGCACCCGCGAGATGATCACGAGTTCGCTCACGACCCTTCGCGACGATCGCGCCGCCCCCCTCTTCGCCTACATCATCCGGCACGGCCAGTGGGGCGGGCGCTTCGAGAAGGTCTACGCCGGCGCCATCGACGCGCTGGGGGCCCTGCGGATGTCGGACGAGGCGTCGCTCGGCGCCCTCAGGACCGCGGCGAACGCCGGCGAGTGGTGGAATCCCTTCCGCACCAAGCGGCTGCGGACCGCCGCGGTGAAGGCCCTGCGCGCCATCGGCACGCCCGAGGCCGCGGACATCCTGGAGACCCTGGCGTCGTCCGGGGGCTACGGAGCCAAGAGCGCGGCCCGAGCGGCGCTGGCCACGCTCGCCGGCCGGCAGCGGCCGGCGGCGGACGCACGGGCCGGCGAGGTTGTCGGACCGGCGGAAACGGCTGCCGATCCCCCGTCCGAAGGAGAGGCCCGTGAGTGA